One window of the Deltaproteobacteria bacterium genome contains the following:
- the thiL gene encoding thiamine-phosphate kinase → MTEYPGEFELIKRMLALLPQKGEGLVKGSGDDCAVFDLPEGFSVVATCDSLVEGVHFLSDSDPFLVGRKAVAVNISDVAAMGAIPAFLLVSLALPEKTPVAFMESLSRGMAFEAQRYGAAIIGGNMAKSPQGVIIDITCLGRIEKGKALYRRGAREGDLVAVTGTLGDSAAGLLLLKNPDFKIDENIRLRLAAAHATPAPRVEEGRFLSASGMVSSSIDVSDGLVADLGHILEQSGRGADIFIDRLPISHELVQAAQALGKDPVNLALYGGEDYELCFTLPETEFQLLREKFSGSSLAPISAIGRITGQRDEIRLIDSHGIIKAAENDRGWDHFRRKDS, encoded by the coding sequence ATGACGGAATATCCGGGGGAATTCGAGCTGATAAAGAGGATGCTGGCGCTCTTACCCCAAAAGGGCGAGGGGCTGGTTAAAGGCAGCGGCGACGACTGCGCCGTCTTCGACCTTCCCGAAGGCTTTTCCGTGGTGGCCACCTGCGACAGCCTAGTGGAAGGAGTCCACTTCCTTTCCGACTCCGACCCCTTTCTCGTGGGCAGGAAGGCCGTGGCTGTCAATATCAGCGACGTGGCGGCAATGGGGGCCATACCGGCCTTTCTGCTGGTGAGCCTCGCTCTTCCGGAGAAAACCCCCGTCGCCTTCATGGAAAGCCTCAGCCGGGGCATGGCCTTCGAGGCCCAACGTTACGGGGCGGCCATCATCGGCGGCAACATGGCGAAATCGCCCCAAGGCGTCATCATCGACATCACCTGCCTTGGCCGCATCGAAAAGGGCAAGGCCCTGTATCGCAGGGGAGCCAGGGAGGGCGACCTCGTGGCGGTCACAGGAACCCTTGGGGATTCGGCTGCCGGGCTTCTTCTTTTGAAGAATCCTGATTTTAAAATTGACGAAAACATCCGCCTTCGGCTGGCGGCGGCCCACGCGACACCAGCGCCGAGGGTTGAGGAAGGCCGGTTTCTTTCAGCATCCGGAATGGTAAGCTCTTCTATAGACGTTTCTGACGGGCTCGTGGCCGATCTGGGGCATATCCTTGAGCAATCGGGCCGGGGTGCGGACATCTTTATTGACAGGCTGCCCATAAGCCATGAGCTTGTACAGGCAGCCCAAGCGCTCGGAAAAGACCCGGTAAATCTGGCCCTTTACGGCGGCGAGGACTACGAGCTCTGCTTCACCCTGCCGGAGACGGAATTTCAGCTTTTGCGGGAAAAATTTTCAGGCTCGTCACTTGCCCCCATAAGCGCCATAGGCAGGATAACCGGGCAAAGGGACGAAATACGGCTGATCGATTCACACGGCATCATAAAGGCGGCGGAAAATGACCGGGGATGGGACCATTTCAGGCGTAAGGATTCCTAA
- a CDS encoding DUF3786 domain-containing protein, with the protein MARVDDYENAKKIAVEALSKRDATALGSDGGYEVTEGGVLVIPFLNRVFHALPPDFTFTDADEPEKPAPIQEQVLILHYLLGDPLADPSEDWAAYREIPGASFYTSAFTKRAIDPLKKIFGEDPESLKKIAPLVGGVPFAGPGDACFEFSPFPRVPVRIILYAGDEEFPPEASILFDRSVGRIISPEDMAWLAGMIVYRMAALKPR; encoded by the coding sequence TTGGCAAGAGTTGACGATTACGAAAACGCGAAAAAAATCGCGGTTGAGGCCCTGTCCAAGAGGGACGCCACAGCCCTGGGAAGCGACGGCGGTTACGAGGTTACGGAGGGCGGAGTCCTGGTGATCCCCTTTTTGAACCGCGTGTTTCACGCTTTGCCCCCGGATTTCACCTTCACCGATGCAGATGAGCCGGAAAAGCCCGCGCCCATCCAGGAACAGGTTCTGATCCTTCACTATCTTCTGGGCGACCCCTTGGCCGATCCTTCCGAAGACTGGGCCGCTTACCGGGAAATTCCCGGCGCGTCCTTTTACACTTCGGCCTTCACAAAGCGCGCCATAGACCCCCTTAAAAAAATCTTCGGCGAAGACCCGGAATCATTGAAAAAGATCGCCCCCCTGGTGGGCGGGGTTCCGTTCGCCGGGCCCGGGGACGCCTGTTTCGAGTTCTCGCCCTTTCCCAGGGTTCCGGTTCGGATCATCCTCTACGCCGGGGACGAGGAGTTTCCGCCTGAAGCCTCCATCCTCTTCGACCGCAGCGTAGGCAGGATCATCTCGCCCGAAGACATGGCCTGGCTTGCCGGGATGATAGTCTACCGCATGGCCGCCCTAAAGCCCAGGTGA
- a CDS encoding dihydropteroate synthase: MILIGESLNVISKVIGKAFKERDKGPIQAEAVFQKEAGMDYIDINLGPAKKDGHELMPWVVEMVQEVVPDVPLALDTSNIDAIAAGLKVCKMPPLINSIMCRPERYEKMVPMAAESGADFIALMWGPQGLPRDENERAALAVELLYFANEAGIANEKIWVDGIVTPVNIQQPQLMSLMNFTAMLQDIAPGCKSTCGLSNISNGPPSHLRPILNTAYMIMLERNGMYSVISDPRDTVLTDVAKGRRPDIVEVVHKVMDGDAIDMGSLSKELGDYVKTAKVILGHTLYSDSWLEI; this comes from the coding sequence ATGATTCTGATCGGCGAAAGCCTCAACGTTATCTCCAAAGTCATCGGCAAAGCCTTCAAGGAACGCGACAAAGGCCCCATCCAGGCCGAAGCCGTTTTCCAGAAGGAAGCCGGAATGGACTACATCGACATCAACTTAGGTCCGGCCAAGAAGGACGGCCACGAGCTTATGCCCTGGGTGGTGGAAATGGTCCAGGAAGTCGTTCCCGACGTTCCCCTGGCCCTCGACACTTCCAACATTGACGCCATTGCTGCGGGGCTCAAGGTCTGCAAGATGCCCCCCCTCATCAACTCCATCATGTGCCGCCCGGAGCGCTATGAAAAGATGGTGCCCATGGCAGCCGAGAGCGGAGCCGATTTCATCGCCCTCATGTGGGGCCCCCAGGGTCTTCCCCGGGACGAGAACGAGCGGGCCGCCCTGGCTGTCGAGCTTCTCTATTTCGCCAACGAGGCCGGAATCGCCAACGAGAAGATCTGGGTGGACGGCATCGTGACCCCGGTGAACATTCAGCAGCCCCAGCTCATGAGCCTCATGAATTTCACCGCCATGCTCCAGGACATCGCCCCGGGCTGCAAGTCCACCTGCGGGCTTTCCAACATCAGTAACGGGCCTCCCTCACATCTTCGCCCGATACTCAACACCGCCTACATGATCATGCTTGAGCGCAATGGTATGTATTCCGTCATTTCCGACCCCCGCGACACGGTCCTCACAGACGTGGCCAAGGGCAGAAGGCCGGACATCGTGGAAGTCGTCCATAAGGTCATGGACGGTGACGCCATCGACATGGGCAGCCTTTCCAAGGAACTTGGCGACTACGTCAAGACCGCCAAGGTCATTTTGGGCCACACCCTTTATTCCGACTCCTGGCTGGAAATTTAA
- a CDS encoding acetyl-CoA decarbonylase/synthase complex subunit gamma — MALTGIQIFKLLPKTNCKECGVPTCLAFAMNLASGKAELDQCPYVSAEAREQLAEASAPPIRPVKIGAGVRNLTIGGETVLSRHEKTFFNPTGLAAQINSDISPADLEKKLKLWNVFQFERVGLNLRPELVAVKDVNGNADAFAKVAKAVAESSEFNVILMTENPDVMKAGVLACGFKKPVLFGATAKNADAMGAMAKETGLPLGVKSDSIDGLIALTEKFTAMGLKDLILDPGSREMKALFADMVGIRRAALKQGNRALGFPTIVFANEMAANLDMETLVAATFVAKYGSVVVMSDFAGENIFPLLLERLNIFTDPQRPMTVTQGIYEINNPDANSPVLVTTNFALTYFIVSGEVEGSKMPAWLLIKDSEGLSVMTAWAAGKFSGDDVGAFVKKCGIADKVNHKQIIIPGYAAAIAGDMEEELPGWSITVGPREAAHIPAFLKARK, encoded by the coding sequence ATGGCTTTGACCGGTATTCAGATTTTCAAACTTCTGCCCAAGACCAACTGCAAGGAGTGCGGTGTGCCCACCTGCCTCGCCTTTGCCATGAACCTGGCAAGCGGCAAGGCGGAACTGGACCAATGCCCCTACGTCTCAGCCGAGGCGCGGGAGCAGCTGGCCGAGGCGTCCGCTCCCCCCATCCGCCCGGTGAAGATCGGCGCAGGCGTCCGTAATCTCACCATCGGCGGCGAGACGGTTCTTTCCCGCCACGAGAAGACCTTTTTCAACCCCACCGGATTGGCCGCACAGATCAATTCCGATATCTCCCCGGCTGACCTGGAAAAGAAGCTCAAGCTGTGGAACGTCTTCCAGTTCGAGCGCGTGGGTTTGAACCTCAGGCCCGAACTGGTTGCGGTGAAAGACGTCAACGGCAATGCCGACGCCTTCGCCAAGGTGGCCAAGGCAGTGGCCGAGTCCTCCGAGTTTAATGTCATCCTCATGACCGAAAACCCGGACGTGATGAAGGCTGGCGTTCTCGCCTGCGGATTCAAGAAGCCCGTTCTTTTCGGCGCAACTGCAAAAAACGCAGATGCTATGGGTGCGATGGCCAAGGAAACCGGGCTGCCCCTGGGCGTGAAGAGCGATTCCATCGACGGCCTCATTGCCCTTACCGAAAAATTCACGGCAATGGGCTTAAAGGACCTGATTCTCGATCCGGGCTCCCGTGAAATGAAGGCCCTTTTCGCCGACATGGTGGGCATCCGCCGCGCCGCCCTCAAGCAGGGCAACCGCGCTCTGGGCTTCCCCACCATCGTTTTCGCCAACGAAATGGCCGCCAACCTCGACATGGAAACCCTGGTGGCCGCAACCTTCGTAGCCAAGTACGGCTCCGTGGTTGTGATGAGCGACTTTGCCGGTGAAAACATCTTCCCGCTGCTTCTTGAGCGCCTGAACATCTTCACCGATCCCCAGAGGCCCATGACGGTCACCCAGGGCATCTACGAGATCAACAACCCGGACGCCAATTCCCCGGTCCTGGTCACCACCAACTTCGCCCTCACCTACTTCATCGTCTCCGGCGAAGTGGAAGGCTCCAAGATGCCCGCATGGCTCCTCATCAAGGATTCCGAGGGCCTTAGCGTCATGACGGCCTGGGCCGCAGGAAAGTTCTCCGGCGACGACGTGGGCGCGTTCGTGAAAAAATGCGGCATAGCCGACAAGGTCAATCACAAGCAGATCATCATCCCCGGCTATGCCGCCGCCATCGCAGGCGACATGGAAGAGGAGCTTCCGGGCTGGTCCATCACCGTCGGCCCCCGCGAAGCAGCCCACATCCCTGCGTTTTTGAAGGCACGGAAATAG